The Argentina anserina chromosome 3, drPotAnse1.1, whole genome shotgun sequence genome includes a region encoding these proteins:
- the LOC126788736 gene encoding upstream activation factor subunit UAF30, with protein sequence MLPQGIKKAVTDNPKKLVNLIDLVNLPSTLREFVGQSRISRLGCFVHVWSYIKDNNLQDPNNKNVVNYDEKLKSILLGKPQVELAELPSLIKLHFPKEAK encoded by the exons ATGTTGCCGCAGGGGATTAAAAAGGCGGTTACGGATAACCCAAAGAAACTGGTCAACTTGATTGACCTGGTGAATCTTCCTTCTACTCTGAGAGAGTTTGTGGGTCAGTCTCGGATTTCTCGGCTTGGATGTTTCGTGCATGTCTGGTCGTACATCAAGGACAACAATCTCCAG GATCCAAACAACAAGAACGTGGTCAATTATGATGAGAAGTTGAAGAGTATTTTGTTGGGCAAGCCTCAAGTTGAGTTGGCTGAGCTTCCTTCATTGATCAAGCTCCATTTCCCCAAAGAGGCTAAATAA
- the LOC126788275 gene encoding GDSL esterase/lipase At4g26790 encodes MEKMAFKSVYWFLLIHFLLQICRVHAKVPAIIVFGDSSVDAGNNNQISTVLKSDFPPYGRDFYGGQPTGRFSNGRIPPDFISEAFGIKPSIPAFLDPSYNIKDFATGVCFASAGTGYDNVTSDVLSVIPLWKELEYFKQYQQDLRTYLGDDEANEILGEALYLTSIGTNDFLENYYVFSERSSEYSIEEYQNFLVSIAENFITELYLLGARKISLGGLPPMGCLPLERTKHLLSGSDCIESYNDVARSFNNKLQELVGRFNEQLVGIQLVLSNPYYILSNIIQSPESFGFETAATACCGTGLFEMSYMCSKLNPFTCSDANRYVFWDAFHPSERTNAIVANHVFKTCLAQFL; translated from the exons ATGGAAAAGATGGCCTTTAAGTCAGTTTATTGGTTTCTCCTAATCCACTTCCTCCTGCAAATTTGTAGGGTGCATGCAAAAGTTCCAGCTATCATTGTGTTTGGAGACTCTTCTGTTGATGCAGGAAACAATAACCAGATATCGACAGTCCTAAAGAGCGACTTTCCACCATATGGCCGTGATTTCTACGGAGGACAGCCTACAGGGCGATTTTCCAATGGCAGGATTCCACCAGACTTCATTTCTGAAGCTTTTGGGATCAAGCCATCGATACCTGCATTCTTGGATCCATCTTATAACATTAAGGACTTTGCTACTGGAGTTTGCTTTGCCTCTGCAGGAACTGGTTACGATAACGTCACTTCTGATGTCCTA TCTGTGATACCTCTCTGGAAGGAGTTAGAGTACTTCAAACAATACCAGCAGGACCTCAGAACCTATCTAGGAGATGATGAAGCAAATGAGATTCTGGGAGAAGCACTGTACTTAACAAGTATAGGAACTAATGATTTCCTAGAAAACTACTACGTATTTTCAGAAAGATCATCGGAGTATTCCATAGAGGAGTACCAGAATTTTCTAGTAAGTATTGCTGAAAATTTCATCACAGAGCTCTACCTGCTTGGAGCTCGAAAGATATCTCTAGGTGGCCTTCCTCCAATGGGTTGTCTGCCATTGGAGAGAACTAAACATCTTCTTTCAGGGAGTGATTGTATCGAGTCCTACAATGATGTGGCCAGGAGTTTCAATAACAAGTTGCAGGAATTAGTTGGCAGATTCAACGAGCAACTAGTTGGAATCCAGCTTGTGCTTTCAAACCCATACTAtatcctctcaaatatcatacAAAGCCCTGAATCCTTTg GATTTGAAACAGCAGCAACAGCCTGTTGCGGTACAGGACTGTTTGAGATGAGTTACATGTGTTCAAAATTAAACCCATTTACCTGTTCAGATGCAAATCGATATGTATTTTGGGATGCCTTCCACCCCTCAGAGAGAACAAATGCTATTGTTGCAAATCACGTATTTAAGACATGTCTAGCTCAATTTCTATGA
- the LOC126788384 gene encoding ubiquitin C-terminal hydrolase 12-like, whose translation MVARTRLISHRKLMFQEAGNIVIPRSYRLKSHYVQCMKKVKHKEGDDLAPVTFTWEIDNFSKLDAASKHYSDTFVIGNFKWRILLYLKGIDVDYLSPYLDVINASKLPQGWARCAHFSLTVVNQLHPSKSITKDAVHIFNACDSDCGFKSLVPLSWLSDHGHEYLVNDVCILEAKVELHQVKGKNSEDKITACSAPVEQGPEMDSSEAPDLLATCKELKSEQIPSCQDAPSFEESCTELTSLSYVEDVHQELGPSNVDL comes from the exons ATGGTTGCTCGGACCAGGTTGATTTCCCATCGTAAATTGATGTTTCAGGAAGCTGGTAATATAGTGATTCCAAGGTCGTATAGGTTGAAAAGTCATTATGTTCAGTGCATGAAGAAGGTGAAACATAAGGAAGGGGATGATCTTGCGCCTGTGACATTCACATGGGAAATTGACAATTtctctaagttggatgccgcCTCCAAGCATTACtctgatacttttgtcatcggCAATTTTAAATG GCGAATCCTTCTGTATCTTAAGGGGATTGATGTTGATTACTTGTCACCATATTTGGATGTCATAAATGCTTCAAAATTACCTCAGGGGTGGGCTAGATGTGCACATTTCAGCTTAACTGTGGTTAATCAACTTCACCCCAGCAAATCAATAACAAAAG ATGCTGTGCATATCTTCAATGCTTGTGACAGTGACTGTGGTTTCAAATCTTTAGTTCCTCTTAGTTGGCTTTCTGACCATGGTCATGAGTATCTTGTAAATGATGTGTGTATTCTTGAAGCCAAGGTCGAACTTCATCAGGTGAAAGGTAAGAATTCAGAAGATAAAATAACTGCTTGTTCTGCACCTGTGGAGCAGGGGCCTGAGATGGATTCTTCAGAAGCCCCAGACCTTTTGGCAACATGCAAGGAACTGAAATCCGAACAGATACCTTCCTGCCAGGATGCACCAAGTTTCGAAGAAAGTTGCACCGAACTTACTAGCCTTTCTTATGTTGAGGATGTACATCAGGAACTGGGACCTTCAAATGTGGATCTATAA
- the LOC126787720 gene encoding uncharacterized protein LOC126787720: protein MGKKKNKQLKAIEDYKTKQQVFLSWSCPRQGWYKLNVDGTVHKRIGGGGVIRNEHGQWVGGFAANFGKGKAIDAELLALLTGLEYAWSSGWFPLEVETDAIKAIQFLVNEVEVDCSHPQFDLVKRCQAVLSRDWSCNLRHVYREQNCVADSLARHGLTLPPGCHYFTDPPPHCVPVLAEDQSGFARPRFITPKAMQYRRITNQSTVTGESQKMKESREEESQEEEDLASVTFRWKIDNFSELSLKHYSEVFFIGDFKWRILIYPRGNNTNHLSVYLEVPDSSELPDGWSRYAQFSLTMVNQVNLSKSFTKGAVHVFSIHDSEFGFQSLAPLILLRDQRNGFLVNDTCIIEAEVGVRKAEAKILADTSSSISASLGATSEERSRI, encoded by the exons ATGGGAAA aaagaaaaacaagcaACTGAAAGCAATTGAGGATTACAAGACCAAACAGCAGGTGTTCTTGTCGTGGAGCTGTCCCAGACAGGGCTGGTACAAGCTCAACGTGGATGGGACAGTCCACAAGAGGATCGGAGGAGGCGGTGTGATTCGAAACGAACACGGCCAATGGGTGGGAGGGTTTGCAGCCAATTTTGGAAAGGGCAAAGCCATTGATGCCGAGCTTTTGGCTTTACTTACGGGGTTGGAGTATGCCTGGAGTTCTGGATGGTTCCCTCTTGAAGTGGAGACCGACGCGATAAAGGCTATACAGTTTTTGGTGAATGAGGTTGAGGTGGACTGTAGTCACCCTCAGTTTGACTTGGTTAAGAGGTGCCAGGCTGTGCTTAGTCGAGACTGGAGTTGTAATCTGCGTCATGTGTATCGAGAGCAGAACTGTGTGGCTGATTCTTTGGCTAGACATGGGCTTACATTGCCGCCGGGGTGCCATTATTTTACTGATCCACCTCCGCATTGTGTTCCTGTGCTGGCTGAGGACCAGAGTGGTTTTGCTCGGCCGCGGTTTATTACTCCTAAAGCAATGCAGTACAG GAGAATCACAAATCAGAGTACGGTAACAGGGGAGAGtcagaaaatgaaagagagtCGGGAGGAGGAGAGTCAGGAAGAGGAGGATCTAGCATCTGTGACTTTCAGATGGAAAATTGACAACTTCTCGGAGTTGAGCTTGAAGCATTACTctgaagttttcttcattggTGATTTTAAATG GCGGATCCTTATTTATCCAAGGGGAAACAACACAAATCATCTTTCCGTGTATTTGGAAGTTCCTGATTCTTCGGAATTACCTGATGGGTGGTCCAGATATGCGCAATTCAGCTTAACCATGGTCAATCAAGTTAATCTCTCCAAGTCATTCACAAAGG GAGCTGTGCACGTATTCAGTATTCATGATAGTGAGTTTGGATTCCAATCCTTAGCGCCTCTAATTCTTCTCCGTGACCAAAGAAATGGGTTTCTTGTGAATGATACTTGTATCATTGAAGCCGAGGTTGGAGTCCGTAAGGCTGAAGCAAAGATTTTAGCAGACACAAGTTCCAGCATTTCTGCATCTTTAGGGGCTACTTCAGAAGAGAGAAGCAGAATTTAG
- the LOC126787147 gene encoding MATH domain and coiled-coil domain-containing protein At3g58400-like: MKNREADRVNQTSARLKNLRVRKLIQKALRMKNKKVKEGHESVTFTWRIDKVTKRHTFKHYSEPFIISDFKWRIFMYPEGNKEDYLPVYLDIPDTTGLPLGWSKYVKFSFTLVDQLQYSKSITNEIIHVFNACERNCGFKSIVPLSQFYDHGNGYIVNDICMIEAKVALCKPDAKILPDHGTSSLGEPLGKEKERQIPTNVQPVNVSDFLTERETLSPEQVPATYHSAPVSEQISKEFHNISVARGFEAVEPLGKENEGQGPSNVQPLNVPDLAEWESPSFIQVPGSYHISGDKEYEVVSSTSADDLMDFRGLARIEKVYVPLLDKACSCHSSLIECQKKTTPLFKGWAFTTLGRVLHFLKTRKNKDMTDDVCAELKRLWEELQAFNFDLDWLAPQVQRAMGMNELVKREGQVKSLRKDVDDLEIEKKRIKAKLEVASRELQKTKVVEEMDMDEEVGYGLFCGILIL; the protein is encoded by the exons ATGAAGAATCGGGAGGCTGATAGAGTGAATCAAACAAGTGCTAGACTGAAGAATCTAAGGGTGCGTAAACTAATTCAAAAGGCTCTCAGAATGAAGAATAAGAAAGTGAAGGAAGGTCATGAATCTGTGACATTCACATGGAGAATTGACAAAGTCACTAAGCGGCACACCTTCAAACATTACTCAGAGCCTTTTATCATTAGTGATTTTAAATG GAGGATCTTTATGTATCCAGAGGGTAACAAGGAAGACTACTTGCCAGTGTATTTGGATATTCCAGATACTACAGGACTCCCACTTGGGTGGTCAAAATATGTCAAGTTCAGCTTCACCTTAGTTGATCAACTTCAGTACAGCAAGTCGATAACAAATG AGATTATACATGTGTTCAATGCTTGTGAGAGAAATTGTGGCTTCAAATCAATAGTTCCTCTAAGTCAGTTTTATGACCATGGTAATGGGTACATTGTGAATGATATATGTATGATTGAAGCGAAGGTTGCTTTGTGTAAACCTGATGCTAAAATATTACCAGACCATGGAACTTCTTCACTTGGGGAACCCTTGGGGAAGGAAAAAGAGAGACAGATACCTACAAATGTGCAGCCTGTGAATGTTTCAGACTTTTTAACAGAACGAGAGACGTTAAGTCCTGAACAGGTGCCTGCCACCTACCACAGTGCACCAGTTTCTGAACAGATTTCCAAGGAGTTTCATAACATTTCTGTTGCCAGAGGTTTTGAGGCTGTGGAACCCTTGGGGAAggaaaatgagggacagggaCCTTCAAATGTTCAGCCATTGAATGTTCCAGATTTAGCTGAATGGGAGTCACCAAGTTTTATACAGGTGCCTGGCAGCTACCACATTTCTGGTGACAAGGAATATGAGGTTGTATCCTCAACATCAGCTGATGACCTCATGGATTTCAGGGGTTTAGCCAGAATAGAAAAAGTTTATGTTCCACTGTTAGATAAAGCTTGTTCCTGTCACTCTTCTCTCATTGAATGCCAAAAGAAGACAACTCCCCTGTTTAAGGGGTGGGCATTCACAACCTTGGGTCGAGTTCTACATTTcttgaaaacaagaaaaaataaggatatgaCAGATGATGTCTGTGCAGAGCTAAAACGTCTATGGGAAGAGCTTCAGGCCTTCAATTTTGATTTGGATTGGCTGGCGCCTCAGGTTCAAAGAGCTATGGGTATGAATGAGTTGGTCAAAAGGGAAGGACAAGTAAAGAGCTTGAGAAAGGATGTGGATGATttagaaattgaaaagaagagGATAAAGGCGAAGCTTGAGGTAGCAAGTAGAGAGTTGCAAAAGACCAAAGTTGTTGAGGAGATGGACATGGATGAGGAGGTAGGTTATGGGCTGTTCTGTGGAATTCTGATTCTTTGA